The DNA window GGGAGCTTGCGACAAAGACGGAAACATAAACTTTTTTTCTATTGAAGAAGATATCAACATAGGGCAGCAAGTAGCTGCCGAACTAGAAGCAGACTCTACTGTTATTATTTTAGATGAAAGCGAATATTCAGAAGCCTATTCTTATATTCGAAACTTAACAAGCAAAGTATTAGCTTCTAACGATATTCGTTATCGTGATGAATTTGTTTGGCAAGTCAAAATTATTCAAGATGATGAAACCCTAAATGCCTTTTGTGCTCCTGGTGGTTATATTTATGTCTATACAGGTATTATTAAATACCTAGACACAGAAGACCAACTCGCTGGCGTAATGGGACACGAGATTGCACATGCTGATAAACGCCATGTAACTGATAACTTAACAAAAGCCTATGGCTACGAAACACTTTTTGCTATCTTTTTTGGAAATGACCAAGGACAGCTTGCAGGAATTGCAAAAGGCTTAATAAATTTGAGTTATGGTAGAGCTGCAGAGCGTGAAGCAGATGATTTTTCTGTTCTTTACTTATGTGATACAGAATATCAATCGAATGGAGCAGCAGGATTTTTCCAAAAGATTATCAATGAAGGTCAAAGCAGTTCGCCACCAGAATTTTTAAGCACTCATCCAAACCCAGATAACCGAGTAGAAGCCATCAATAACAAGGCAAGAGAAGAAGGATGTAGTATAACACCAAGTGGAAACAATTATGCAGCGTTTAAGGCTTCCCTGCCTGAATAATCTATCTGAATTAGACAGGGTTCCGACCCTGTCTTTTTTACAATAAAAAAACATATACCCACATCCAAGGAGATAAATAATGCCCTACACCCATAGAAAAATATACTCCTACGTGAAAACAAACTCCTATAAAAATTAAAGTAAGTCTAATCTTCCTACTTTTATGAACAATACATAAAAAGCCTATTTCCCAAAAAATAGTAACAATAGAAAGTAGAAAAACTAAAGTAGGATAATTTGATAAGCTCTGACCCAAATCAGTAGTAGAAAGTTCTAAGTAACCCATTAGAGCATTTCCATTGAGCCATTCTAAGCCTCCAATAAATATTTTTTCCAGTCCAGAGGAGGCATAAACCAATCCAATTGATATAAATACTAAATAATTTTGAGAAACAAAGTTAAGATTTGATGTATTAAAATTCGTTTTCCAAAACCAAATTGGCAATAACATACAAACCCAGTTCCAAGTGGCGTAAGTATGTTCTGTTTTTCCAAATCCATACAAAAAGCCTTGTAAGTAAATGAAAAGCATTGCGCTCAAAAGAAGACACACAAAGGCTGTTTTTTGTATTAGAAATTTATCTTTTGAAAAAATAGAAAACAGAAAGAAAACCACGCCAATAATTGAAATTATTCTTAATCCATAAAATAAAATAGTCAGAAAAGGTAGCGTTGGAAAACTTGGAGCAACGATTTTATAAAACGAAATCGGTTCGTACAAATCAGCAATTTGAGAATATTCAGTCAAAATTTCTAGCCACTCTTGAGAAAGCAAAACATTGGAAACCAAAAAATAAGTAATCAAAATATATTGCTTTCTTACTGTTATTTTTTGAGTATATACTGTTTTTTCTTTGACAAACAATTTTACTTTTTGATAGACCTTTGGAAGCAGAAGA is part of the Bernardetia sp. genome and encodes:
- a CDS encoding M48 family metalloprotease translates to MTKIKSFFSLSFLFGLLLILGACDKDGNINFFSIEEDINIGQQVAAELEADSTVIILDESEYSEAYSYIRNLTSKVLASNDIRYRDEFVWQVKIIQDDETLNAFCAPGGYIYVYTGIIKYLDTEDQLAGVMGHEIAHADKRHVTDNLTKAYGYETLFAIFFGNDQGQLAGIAKGLINLSYGRAAEREADDFSVLYLCDTEYQSNGAAGFFQKIINEGQSSSPPEFLSTHPNPDNRVEAINNKAREEGCSITPSGNNYAAFKASLPE